A genomic region of Metopolophium dirhodum isolate CAU chromosome 1, ASM1992520v1, whole genome shotgun sequence contains the following coding sequences:
- the LOC132934641 gene encoding LOW QUALITY PROTEIN: G2/mitotic-specific cyclin-B3 (The sequence of the model RefSeq protein was modified relative to this genomic sequence to represent the inferred CDS: deleted 1 base in 1 codon), producing MPPITRHQLKKTGLKTEPYSKENRPLDRRAALLDLVSNNVTGVKTSSQTTKPLEVVKNDDSTKTENTCKITQQKKDISQPIVIKKPETRSSAKEAARLSLNSSDDSNLYKSTLEETAVSRHSAKSDELYTTAVDSTHRSSLENNQSDLYHSAAQELSVISNAEEIFEIDQASWNNFMYVGCYARDIIKYLKQREDNFTVTDYISNQPELTAKHRAIVVNWLVSLQEMYGLNHEVLYMAVKLIDLYLMKNETLQNKFQLLASGALLLATKIDERGEPGFPYDLVKHSKYIYTEDELFVTEKELFRALKYEINVPLSYVFLRRYARCMKCQMILLTLARYILECSLLDYKFVTLKDSQKAAASLYLAFKMCNKVIETKEFFKYTDYRVTEIKETVIELNNMLHTQSSNLSAVKQKYSHETFFKVANKSLLSNSKLTFD from the exons atGCCACCAATCACTCGacatcaacta aaaaaaaccggtTTGAAAACTGAACCTTATTCCAAAGAGAACCGTCCATTAGATAGAAGAGCTGCTTTGTTAGATCTTGTATCAAATAATGTAACT GGTGTTAAAACAAGTTCTCAAACGACTAAACCATTAGAAGTTGTCAAAAATGATGATTCTACTAAGACAGAAAATACATGTAAgattacccaacaaaaaaaagatatttctcaacctattgttattaaaaaaccaGAGACCCGATCAAGTGCAAAAGA agcTGCACGTTTATCTTTAAATAGTTCAGATGATAGTAATTTATACAAATCAACTCTTGAAGAAACAGCAGTTTCGAGACATTCTGCAAAATCTGATGAACTATATACAACTGCTGTTGATAGCACACACCGTTCCTCTCTTGAAAACAACCAATCAGATTTGTACCACTCTGCTGCACAAGaatt GAGTGTCATCAGTAATGCagaagaaatatttgaaatagatCAGGCCAGTTGGAATAATTTCATGTATGTGGGTTGTTATGCAagagatattataaaataccttaaaCAAAGagaa GATAACTTTACTGTTACTGATTATATTAGTAATCAACCTGAATTAACTGCAAAACATCGAGCAATTGTTGTTAACTGGTTAGTGAGCTTACAAGAAATGTATGGATTAAATCACGAAGTATTGTATATGGCTGTCAAACTAATTGATttgtatttaatgaaaaatgaaacgttacaaaataaatttcaacTTTTAGCCTCTGGAGCATTATTGTTAGCTACTAAAATTGAT gAGAGAGGGGAGCCTGGTTTCCCTTACGACCTAGTCAAACATAGCAAGTATATTTATACAGAAGATGAATTGTTTGTTACCGAAAAAGAATTATTTAGAGCTTTAAAGTATGAAATCAATGTTCCTCTgtcttatgtatttttaaggcGCTATGCCCGT tgcatgaaatgccaaatgattttattaacattagCAAGATATATATTGGAATGCAGTTTGTTAGATTATAAATTTGTGACTTTAAAAGATTCACAGAAAGCCGCAGCATCTTTATATTTGgcatttaaaatgtgtaataaagtGATAGAAACAaaagaatttttcaaatatacag attatcgAGTAACAGAAATTAAAGAAACAGTAATTGAATTAAACAACATGTTGCATACTCAAAGTTCAAATCTGTCTGctgttaaacaaaaatattcgcatga GACTTTTTTCAAAGTTGCTAATAAGTCATTATTAAGCAATTCCAAACTTACTTTTGACTAA